One segment of Pelorhabdus rhamnosifermentans DNA contains the following:
- a CDS encoding RidA family protein produces the protein MEKITSQYDGENKGHYMPGIISNGMLYISGQLSIDPDTRKVPEGGIKAHARLALANVERVLKATGLSRTDIVQCRVYVSDIDQWDSVDKVYTEFFGEHKPARIVVPVGELHFGCLVEIEAIAEVNKQ, from the coding sequence ATGGAGAAGATAACATCCCAATATGATGGCGAAAACAAAGGGCATTACATGCCCGGGATTATTTCAAATGGAATGTTGTATATATCTGGACAGCTATCTATCGATCCTGATACTCGGAAAGTGCCGGAGGGCGGGATAAAAGCACACGCTAGACTTGCTTTGGCCAATGTGGAGCGCGTTCTGAAAGCAACTGGACTTTCTCGTACTGATATTGTCCAGTGTAGAGTATATGTATCAGATATTGACCAATGGGATAGTGTTGACAAGGTTTATACAGAATTCTTCGGCGAACACAAACCGGCACGCATTGTTGTACCTGTAGGTGAGCTTCACTTTGGATGCCTTGTAGAAATTGAAGCGATTGCGGAGGTTAATAAACAATGA
- a CDS encoding N-acyl homoserine lactonase family protein, protein MKLHILQTGYTKVPFGQFFGGLEGWAGLKGLIKFATDKKHYILVPINCFLIEHPIRGPILVDTGISWEQAREHSRYYTGVAKIVLDEDEYILEPEEQIPAQLRALGYECNDISTIILTHLHEDHIGGLKYFSHAKVIVSKIEWENRNKKFLGLVPQIYSKSILPIRNWQLVTYSSGAFYNFSKCEDIFGDNSLVMIPTPGHTTGHSSVFIQCGSYQVLLCGDILYTLRHLAVEQVRSIILQPELVQDYIESVQNIVGLHQLIPNLIVIPGHDPTEYQSKYLRLFFKDGALSEKELLQIKSYEKRIFNDSYTLIQGFIPKFVPSSDSSRIGKVY, encoded by the coding sequence ATGAAATTACATATATTACAAACTGGCTACACGAAAGTACCTTTTGGTCAATTCTTTGGAGGTCTTGAAGGCTGGGCAGGTTTAAAGGGGCTCATAAAATTTGCTACGGACAAAAAACATTATATATTGGTACCTATTAACTGCTTTTTAATAGAACATCCTATTCGGGGACCAATATTAGTAGATACAGGTATAAGTTGGGAACAAGCTCGCGAGCATAGTCGGTACTATACTGGAGTTGCCAAAATTGTTTTAGATGAGGACGAGTATATATTAGAACCTGAAGAACAGATACCTGCACAACTTAGGGCGTTAGGATATGAATGTAATGACATAAGTACGATTATATTGACCCACCTCCATGAAGATCACATCGGGGGGCTAAAATATTTTTCTCATGCGAAAGTCATAGTAAGTAAGATCGAATGGGAAAATCGTAATAAAAAATTTTTAGGGCTAGTGCCGCAAATATATTCAAAATCAATTTTACCTATTAGAAATTGGCAGTTAGTTACGTATTCTTCTGGTGCCTTTTACAATTTTTCTAAATGTGAAGATATTTTTGGAGATAATAGTTTGGTAATGATTCCTACTCCCGGTCATACTACTGGACATTCGAGTGTGTTCATACAATGTGGTTCTTATCAGGTATTACTTTGTGGTGATATACTCTATACTCTTCGACATTTAGCGGTAGAACAAGTTAGATCAATAATCCTTCAACCGGAATTAGTTCAGGATTATATCGAATCGGTGCAGAATATAGTGGGACTGCATCAATTAATTCCTAATTTAATTGTCATTCCAGGTCATGACCCTACAGAGTATCAATCAAAGTACTTAAGATTATTTTTTAAGGATGGTGCATTATCAGAGAAAGAACTGCTGCAGATTAAATCATATGAAAAGCGTATTTTTAATGACAGTTATACATTGATTCAAGGGTTTATACCTAAATTTGTACCAAGTTCAGATAGTAGTAGAATAGGAAAGGTCTATTAA
- a CDS encoding GNAT family N-acetyltransferase codes for MYNIIADEHVVGNFSFYSKGNGNFWTVIPEYQNRGIGSKTIKYLETKYPDVKMWELETPVQNYRNCHFYEKCGFVKVDEKVHSEKITLRIYKKIIENIL; via the coding sequence ATGTATAATATTATTGCAGATGAACATGTAGTGGGGAATTTTTCATTTTATAGTAAGGGAAACGGGAATTTTTGGACGGTGATACCTGAATATCAAAATAGGGGTATTGGTTCTAAAACAATAAAGTACTTAGAAACGAAATATCCAGATGTGAAAATGTGGGAATTGGAGACACCAGTTCAAAACTATCGTAATTGCCACTTTTATGAAAAATGTGGTTTTGTTAAGGTCGATGAGAAAGTTCATTCTGAAAAAATAACATTGCGGATATACAAAAAGATCATCGAGAATATCCTTTAA
- a CDS encoding GNAT family N-acetyltransferase: protein MINNLYIVRPTRDDVILAYQVFETAIADAFEKEGLGSEQKFINSEIMQKKRLLDAAIAQPNLDIDFLVAKLEEIVVGTISFGPCGEHIRECTEKRCHSVGELGSLYILPRYQGQGVGSALIAAMAEKLSKQGIDQFCLDSGYRRAQEKWLRKFGAPYKAIKDYWGPGSEHMIWFCNVADFVNAVLAAN from the coding sequence ATGATCAATAATTTATACATCGTGAGGCCTACGCGAGATGATGTAATATTAGCATATCAGGTTTTTGAAACAGCAATTGCCGATGCCTTTGAAAAAGAGGGACTAGGCTCTGAACAAAAATTTATTAATAGTGAAATTATGCAGAAGAAGCGTTTGTTGGATGCAGCTATTGCTCAGCCAAACTTAGATATAGATTTCCTAGTTGCTAAACTAGAAGAGATTGTTGTTGGCACAATCTCGTTTGGACCATGTGGTGAGCATATCAGAGAATGCACGGAGAAAAGGTGTCATAGTGTAGGTGAACTGGGCAGCCTTTACATCCTGCCGCGTTATCAGGGCCAAGGTGTTGGCTCAGCTTTAATCGCTGCTATGGCAGAGAAGCTTTCTAAACAAGGGATTGATCAATTTTGTTTAGATAGCGGTTACAGGCGTGCCCAAGAGAAATGGTTAAGAAAATTTGGTGCCCCCTATAAAGCGATAAAAGACTACTGGGGGCCAGGTTCTGAGCATATGATTTGGTTTTGTAATGTAGCCGATTTTGTAAACGCTGTACTTGCTGCCAATTAA
- a CDS encoding helix-turn-helix transcriptional regulator, whose translation MHPILKAYIPVVNMLIQTFGKNCEIVIHDLTQPKSSVVYVANGTVTGRKEGQSFDHLIRQVLLNKKFKDDCTANYVFEAENGKKVKSSSALIRNPEGEVVGMLCINYDLTVSYLIQERLNDFLPASTPETTSTEDSVPNQDVLTIIDELIDNIIKNTDVGNLKRKDNIEIIRFMDEKGVFLVKGAIDKVAASMGLSKVTIYSYLDEVREKNRKGVAYGEDNIPI comes from the coding sequence GTGCATCCAATCTTAAAGGCATATATTCCAGTAGTAAATATGCTTATACAGACATTTGGAAAAAATTGTGAAATAGTCATCCATGACTTGACACAGCCGAAAAGTTCGGTAGTATATGTGGCAAATGGCACTGTAACCGGTCGAAAAGAGGGCCAGTCATTTGATCATCTCATCCGTCAAGTCTTGCTCAACAAGAAATTTAAAGATGATTGTACCGCGAACTATGTCTTCGAAGCGGAGAATGGAAAAAAAGTCAAGTCTTCTTCCGCGCTTATTCGTAATCCAGAAGGCGAAGTAGTAGGAATGCTCTGTATCAATTATGACTTGACTGTATCTTATCTAATACAGGAAAGACTCAATGATTTTCTGCCCGCATCCACCCCCGAGACAACCTCTACCGAAGATAGTGTTCCTAATCAAGATGTACTGACGATCATAGATGAACTAATTGACAATATCATCAAGAATACAGATGTCGGTAACTTAAAAAGAAAAGATAACATAGAAATCATACGCTTCATGGATGAAAAGGGGGTGTTTTTGGTAAAAGGTGCAATTGATAAAGTAGCTGCAAGTATGGGCTTATCTAAAGTAACTATTTACAGTTACTTAGACGAGGTAAGGGAAAAAAATAGGAAAGGCGTGGCATATGGAGAAGATAACATCCCAATATGA
- a CDS encoding helix-turn-helix domain-containing protein has protein sequence MLNDNEIGQRIALLRKERGYTQEQISFILNVTPQAVSKWEKGNALPDTSLLPLLAKTLGVSIDRLLTGGSIMEKTSPYDGEYKKQEYYWGLQHSLLAEQIVEIMQDVANKRLLDIGSGEGRDAIYFAKCGFQVDALEISTPGIEKIRQYSQLSGYEVNILHTDMIGYELKASYDVIYSHGSLQFLPLDQRQNHFEKYKRHTRVGGLNAHLIFVEKPFVKVAPDWEKGELFYLSGDLARYYHDWEILRCEEQIIDCNSAGIPHQHAVYSIIARKIEA, from the coding sequence ATGCTTAACGATAACGAGATTGGGCAACGTATTGCCTTATTGCGAAAAGAAAGAGGATATACGCAAGAACAAATTAGCTTCATTTTGAATGTCACTCCGCAAGCAGTTTCTAAATGGGAAAAAGGTAATGCTTTGCCAGATACCTCATTGCTGCCGCTCTTAGCAAAGACGCTCGGGGTATCAATTGATCGTTTACTGACAGGGGGGAGCATAATGGAAAAAACAAGCCCGTATGATGGGGAATATAAAAAGCAGGAATATTATTGGGGACTACAGCATTCTTTGCTTGCTGAGCAAATTGTAGAGATCATGCAAGATGTAGCCAACAAACGTTTATTAGATATTGGTAGCGGAGAAGGGCGTGATGCCATTTATTTTGCCAAATGCGGTTTTCAGGTAGATGCGTTGGAAATCTCAACTCCTGGTATAGAAAAAATCAGGCAATATAGTCAGTTATCAGGCTATGAGGTTAATATTCTTCATACCGATATGATCGGATATGAACTCAAGGCTTCTTATGACGTAATTTATTCTCATGGTTCACTTCAATTTCTGCCATTGGATCAACGGCAAAATCATTTTGAAAAATATAAGCGACATACACGAGTTGGTGGACTTAACGCACATTTGATCTTTGTTGAAAAGCCGTTTGTTAAGGTTGCTCCTGACTGGGAAAAGGGTGAGCTTTTCTATCTATCTGGTGATTTAGCTAGGTATTACCACGACTGGGAGATACTTCGGTGTGAAGAGCAAATTATAGACTGCAACTCGGCCGGTATACCCCACCAACATGCGGTATATAGCATAATCGCTAGAAAAATAGAAGCATAA
- a CDS encoding tetratricopeptide repeat protein produces the protein MNILWDYKRKSVLRNFSIILSITVLLLVSIPTTTKAEPMTTENKEKAIEYYNNGSANFKLKQYEQAILSLDKAIALNPDYDEAYGLRGLAHERLRQYAQAISDFSKTINFAPKQAGRYYLRGRAYFLSNQDGLAIADLSNAISINPHMDEAYFLRGIINQCLKQFEQALNDFDKAIAINPTQAITYFRRGQTYNELKQYQQAIADFDQSIALSPQNAEAYFERSLSYSGIKQYEKAIDDCNKTIAINPNHIRAYGLKGGTLQLLGHKQEAIDAFRQCLRIGDNPVVVAIAKKALIELGFTAETSTITNRAPMSAEEYLKNGMDNMKSGQYEQAIENYNKAITTSTNDTTTAISYFGRGYVYYQLKRYEQALTDFDKAIAAKNNDAMTYNFRAKTYMELKQYSEAINDFYQAATLDPSRAVTYYINAAFAHLFLKQYEEAVTDFDKIIALDPQQEDVYYYKAKTLMENLKRPQEAIDAFHQYLQHGTKPAWIADAKTQLNKLGVEP, from the coding sequence TTGAATATTTTATGGGATTATAAAAGGAAATCCGTTCTCAGAAATTTCAGTATCATATTGTCTATCACAGTTTTACTGCTTGTATCTATACCGACGACAACTAAAGCTGAACCGATGACAACAGAAAACAAAGAAAAAGCCATCGAGTATTACAATAATGGATCCGCCAATTTCAAATTAAAACAATACGAACAGGCTATTTTATCTTTAGACAAAGCCATTGCACTTAATCCAGATTACGATGAGGCATATGGTTTACGCGGTTTGGCTCATGAGCGCTTAAGACAGTATGCACAGGCTATTTCTGACTTCAGCAAAACAATAAACTTTGCTCCCAAGCAAGCCGGAAGATATTATCTACGCGGTAGAGCTTATTTTTTATCTAATCAAGACGGATTAGCCATTGCTGATCTTTCCAATGCCATCTCTATTAATCCTCATATGGACGAAGCTTACTTTTTACGAGGCATCATCAACCAATGCTTAAAACAATTTGAACAAGCCCTCAACGATTTTGATAAAGCCATTGCCATAAATCCAACCCAAGCTATTACCTATTTTAGGCGTGGTCAAACCTATAATGAATTAAAGCAATATCAGCAAGCCATTGCCGATTTTGACCAGTCAATTGCTCTTAGTCCTCAAAATGCAGAAGCGTATTTCGAACGCAGTCTATCCTATTCAGGCATAAAACAATATGAAAAAGCTATTGATGACTGCAATAAAACCATTGCCATTAATCCTAATCATATAAGAGCCTACGGACTTAAAGGAGGTACTTTGCAACTACTCGGCCATAAACAAGAGGCAATTGATGCGTTCAGGCAATGCCTTCGGATTGGAGACAATCCCGTAGTTGTCGCCATTGCCAAAAAAGCACTTATCGAACTTGGCTTCACAGCGGAGACATCGACAATAACAAATCGCGCACCAATGTCAGCGGAAGAGTATCTCAAAAACGGCATGGATAATATGAAATCCGGGCAATATGAGCAAGCTATCGAAAACTATAATAAGGCTATTACCACTAGTACCAATGACACGACTACAGCAATAAGTTATTTTGGCCGCGGCTATGTTTACTACCAGTTAAAAAGATATGAACAAGCTCTCACTGATTTTGATAAGGCGATTGCCGCTAAAAATAATGATGCCATGACTTACAACTTTCGTGCCAAAACCTATATGGAGTTAAAACAATATAGTGAGGCCATAAATGACTTCTACCAAGCAGCAACCTTAGATCCCAGTCGCGCGGTAACGTATTATATAAACGCTGCTTTTGCTCACCTTTTTTTAAAACAATATGAAGAAGCGGTGACTGACTTTGATAAAATCATTGCGCTCGATCCTCAACAAGAAGATGTTTATTACTATAAAGCCAAAACATTAATGGAGAACCTTAAACGCCCACAGGAAGCTATCGATGCCTTTCACCAATACCTCCAGCATGGAACTAAACCAGCATGGATTGCCGATGCTAAAACCCAGCTCAACAAACTTGGAGTTGAGCCTTGA
- a CDS encoding PaaX family transcriptional regulator C-terminal domain-containing protein: MTFIQGSINYLDLDEHIDNILLQDPFLPIPLLPKDWNGNQILKLLTNLHDLIGNKLRQNSRYYKFIKK; encoded by the coding sequence ATGACTTTTATACAAGGAAGTATCAACTATCTTGATTTAGATGAACATATTGACAATATATTACTACAAGATCCGTTTCTCCCCATACCATTATTACCGAAAGATTGGAATGGCAATCAGATTCTCAAGCTATTGACCAATCTGCATGATTTAATTGGTAATAAGCTCCGTCAAAACAGTCGATATTACAAGTTCATAAAAAAATAG
- a CDS encoding GNAT family N-acetyltransferase — translation MKLTFHKATFADIDILTKTRIEVLRSANNLSDDVDMSLVELESYKYYQNCFEKDAHVAYLVCDGDNFAGCGGISFYGVMPTYSNPSGKNAYIMNMYTRLEYRRSGIASKTLDLLIQEAINRGIKKISLEATEMGRLVYQKYGFVRMKDEMEYPLFKIQYLL, via the coding sequence ATGAAATTAACTTTTCATAAAGCTACTTTTGCAGATATTGATATTTTAACCAAAACAAGAATAGAAGTTTTGCGATCAGCTAATAATCTATCGGATGATGTAGATATGTCATTAGTAGAGCTAGAATCTTATAAATATTATCAAAATTGTTTTGAAAAAGACGCTCACGTAGCATATTTAGTATGTGATGGTGATAATTTTGCAGGTTGCGGAGGCATAAGTTTTTACGGAGTTATGCCAACATATAGCAATCCAAGTGGAAAAAATGCGTATATCATGAATATGTATACAAGACTTGAGTATAGAAGAAGTGGTATTGCTAGTAAGACATTAGATTTATTAATCCAAGAAGCAATAAATCGTGGTATCAAGAAAATATCGCTAGAAGCCACAGAGATGGGGCGACTAGTATATCAGAAATACGGATTTGTTCGTATGAAAGATGAAATGGAATATCCGTTATTTAAAATACAGTATTTACTATAA
- a CDS encoding hydrolase produces the protein MVSSLTRTEALNLLTMYNKESFHIHHGLTVEGVMKWYAKELGYNNESDYWGTVGLLHDIDFELYPEEHCKKASELLKAENVSEEMIYSICSHGYGLCVDIEPKHQMEKILFATDELTGLIGAAAKMRPSKSTMDMELSSLKKKFKDKKFAAGCSRDVIKKGAEMLGWELDTLLEKTLLAMRSCEESVNKEMEKFE, from the coding sequence ATGGTTAGTTCACTTACAAGAACAGAAGCGCTGAATTTGTTGACAATGTATAACAAAGAATCTTTTCATATCCATCATGGTCTGACCGTAGAAGGCGTTATGAAATGGTATGCAAAGGAACTAGGTTATAATAATGAATCGGACTACTGGGGAACAGTCGGCTTGCTTCATGACATTGATTTTGAACTTTATCCTGAAGAGCATTGCAAAAAAGCTTCAGAACTCTTAAAAGCGGAAAACGTAAGCGAAGAAATGATCTATTCCATCTGCAGCCATGGTTACGGTCTCTGTGTCGACATTGAGCCGAAACACCAGATGGAAAAAATTTTATTTGCCACTGATGAACTAACTGGCTTAATCGGTGCCGCTGCTAAAATGCGCCCCTCCAAAAGCACAATGGATATGGAGCTGTCCAGTCTAAAGAAAAAATTTAAAGATAAAAAATTTGCCGCAGGCTGTTCGCGCGATGTCATAAAAAAAGGTGCAGAAATGCTTGGCTGGGAACTAGATACACTGCTTGAAAAAACACTGCTTGCCATGCGTTCCTGCGAGGAATCAGTAAATAAAGAAATGGAAAAATTCGAGTAA